A genomic window from Salvelinus namaycush isolate Seneca chromosome 5, SaNama_1.0, whole genome shotgun sequence includes:
- the LOC120048409 gene encoding lamin-A-like, producing the protein MSTMESPGQKRASRGGTATPLSPTRISRLQEKDDLCNLNDRLAVYIDKVRSLEMENAGLRLRITESETEISREVTGMKAAYETELADARKTLDSVAKERARLQLELGKVKEEYKELKVRNGKKESDLEAALARLRDLEALLNSKDASLSTALGEKRSLDAEIRDLKAQLAKLETGLSDAKKQLQDEMLRRVDAENRLQTLKEELQFQKNIYGEELRESKRRHESRMVEIDSAGTKQDYESKLAEALMELRAQHEEQVRIYKEEIEKTYTSKLENARHSADRNSTLVGAAHEELQQTRVRMEGMSSQLSQLQKQLAAREARVRELEESLARERDTMRRRLEDKEREMGDMRMRMQQQLDEYQELLDIKLALDMEISAYRKLLEGEEERLRLSPSPPPTRVTVSRTTGSGSAHTHTTRTSGSGHSHSARVVQSTSSTRNSSGTASAKKRRLNDNDSETSSLAGGAVTRTRIAQQASASGRVTVDEVDLEGKYVRLSNKANEGQLLGHWQVKRQVGTSTPIIYKFPPKFNLKAGQTVTIWASGAGGTHNPPSDLVWKTQNSWGSGDLFQTTLVSANGEEMAQRKVTRTLFQEDDDDDGNHSACGVDSEYNLRSRTVVCGSCGQPSDKSCATSGVSSGSCSISSGGGLPEGLMSPLFIMGSNSPRQGGPRPENCSIM; encoded by the exons ATGTCCACTATGGAATCTCCGGGTCAGAAACGAGCCAGCCGCGGTGGGACTGCCACCCCACTCTCCCCAACCCGTATCTCCCGCCTGCAGGAGAAGGACGACCTGTGCAACCTCAACGACCGGCTGGCCGTCTACATCGACAAGGTGCGCTCGCTGGAGATGGAGAATGCTGGGCTGCGGCTGCGCATCACCGAGTCCGAGACCGAGATCAGCCGTGAGGTGACGGGCATGAAGGCGGCCTATGAGACGGAGCTTGCCGACGCCCGCAAGACCCTCGACTCGGTGGCCAAGGAGCGCGCCCGACTGCAGCTGGAGCTAGGCAAAGTCAAGGAGGAGTACAAGGAGCTCAAAGTCAG AAATGGGAAGAAGGAGTCGGACCTGGAGGCAGCTCTGGCCCGGCTGAGGGATCTAGAGGCTCTGTTGAACTCTAAAGATGCCTCTCTGTCCACTGCCCTGGGGGAGAAACGCTCTCTAGATGCTGAGATCAGGGACCTGAAGGCCCAGCTAGCCAAG CTGGAGACCGGTCTGAGCGATGCTAAGAAGCAGCTTCAGGATGAGATGCTGAGGAGAGTGGACGCTGAGAATCGCCTGCAGACCCTCAAGGAAGAACTGCAGTTCCAGAAGAACATCTACGGAGAG GAGCTGAGGGAGTCCAAGCGCAGGCACGAGTCTCGCATGGTGGAGATTGACAGTGCAGGAACAAAGCAGGATTATGAGAGTAAGCTGGCCGAGGCCCTGATGGAGCTGAGAGCCCAGCATGAGGAGCAGGTCCGCATCTACAAGGAGGAGATCGAAAAGACCTACACCTCCAAG CTGGAGAACGCCCGTCACTCCGCAGACAGGAACAGTACCCTGGTGGGAGCGGCCCACGAGGAGCTGCAGCAGACTCGCGTGCGGATGGAGGGCATGTCCTCCCAGCTCAGCCAGCTGCAGAAACAG CTGGCGGCGAGGGAGGCCAGGGTGCGTGAGCTGGAGGAGTCCCTGGCCCGGGAGCGGGACACGATGCGCCGGCGCCTGGAGGacaaggagagggagatgggggacaTGCGCATGCGGATGCAGCAACAGCTGGATGAATACCAGGAGCTGCTGGACATCAAACTGGCCCTGGACATGGAGATCAGCGCCTACCGTAAACtgctggagggagaggaggagag ACTGCGTCTGTCCCCCAGCCCTCCCCCAACCCGAGTCACCGTGTCCCGTACCACCGGCTCGGGCTCAGCACACACCCATACCACCCGTACCTCGGGCTCAGGACACAGCCACAGCGCCCGAGTGGtccagtccaccagcagcacccGCAACTCCTCAGGCACGGCCAGCGCCAAGAAGAGACGGCTCAATGACAACGACAGCGAGACCTCCAGCCTGGCGGGGGGCGCCGTGACGCGTACACGCATCGCCCAGCAGGCCTCCGCTAGCGGCCGCGTCACCGTGGACGAGGTGGACCTGGAGGGGAAGTACGTCCGCCTCAGCAACAAGGCCAACGAG GGCCAGCTTCTGGGCCACTGGCAGGTGAAGAGACAGGTGGGAACCAGCACCCCCATCATCTACAAGTTCCCCCCCAAATTCAACCTCAAGGCAGGACAAACCGTCACA ATTTGGGCTTCAGGAGCAGGCGGCACCCACAACCCCCCCTCAGACCTGGTGTGGAAGACCCAGAACTCATGGGGCAGCGGAGACCTGTTCCAAACCACCCTGGTCAGTGCCAATGGAGAG GAAATGGCACAGAGGAAAGTTACACGCACCCTGTTCCAGGAAGATGATGACGATGAC GGCAACCACAGTGCGTGTGGTGTGGACAGTGAGTACAACCTGCGGAGCCGCACGGTGGTCTGTGGCTCGTGTGGCCAGCCGTCTGATAAGAGCTGTGCCACCTCAGGGGTGTCCAGTGGCTCCTGCTCCATCAGCAGTGGAGGAGGTCTGCCTGAGGGCCTGATGTCTCCCCTCTTTATAATGGGTAGCAACTCACCCAGACAG GGAGGTCCCAGACCGGAGAACTGCTCCATCATGTAA